The Candidatus Saccharimonadales bacterium nucleotide sequence AGGCTCCATGACCGAAAGTTAACGTTGTACAGGGGTAGGCAAATCGGCTTTATCTTCCAATCGTTTTACCTCATTCCGAATCTCAGCGCACTCGAAAACGTAATGATGCCCATGGAATTCACTGGCGTCCACTACCGAGAGCGACGGACACGAGCCACACACCTACTTCATCAAGTCGGAATCACTCCCGATCAGCAAAAACGTCACCCTGCCAAATTGTCAGGTGGCCAGCAGCAGCGTGTCGCAATTGCCCGAGCGCTGGCTAATCAGCCGAGCGTTATCCTAGCCGACGAGCCAACCGGCAACCTCGACAGCGAAACTGGCACCCAGATATTCCACCTTCTACAGCAACTATGTAAAGATGAAGGAGTAACTATTATACTCGTCACTCATGATCTGGCCCTAGCCAAGCAGTGCGATCAAGTGTTGAAGCTAAAAGATGGCAGACTAGAGCAGATTTAACGTAATATGCCGCTCTGGCGATGCGGACTAAGACAATTAGCTTTTTGGTAGAGGGCACGTGGAATCAGCTAGCCTCTTTCGCCTGTTCATTCTAACGAAAGTAAACTTTTTTCAGAATTTCATGACGCAACACCGAACCACGATCTTGCGTCAGCTAAAAGCTGTCGCGATCGTGACCCGATACACCCATCTCTTAATCATAAAATAACCAAACAAACGTTTGGTTATTTTCGTGGCAGGGGCATGAGGAATCGAACCTCAATCTACGGTTTTGGAGACCGCTATACTAACCGTTGTACTATGCCCCTGTACTCGAAAGATATTATAGCATGAGAAGTGCAAACGACATACTCTATAAGTTCCTTGCACAAAAAACTTTTTAAAGGAGAGTTTCCTCCATAGTGAAACGCCAAGCTCAATAACGTCGTGTTAGTCACATCCATAATAGACAGACGCACTGTATCCTTATATGCTAGATAGCATGAACGAGCAAATAATATGCGTGATGTGACATACCAACTTGTTGATGAGCTCCTCCCGTTTGATGGCATAGAGATAAACCATAAAGAAAACGTACTTGAGTGGATAAAGAGCGGGGCACCCCTGTATCGTATTCAAAAGCCTGATGTACCGCCAAAACACTTCGTGAGTTACTTTGCGATATTTGACACTAATAATCACAAGATTTTATTGCAAGACCATCTGCTCGCACAACTATGGATACCTGCCGGAGGGCATGTGGATCCTGATGAAGATCCTGTCGAAACGGTTAGGCGCGAGTGCGACGAAGAATTGGGCATTCCAGCAGTTTTTCTTCATAAAAAACCTCAATTTATCACTGTGACGGAGACGAATGGACAGGGCCGGCATACAGACGTGTCGTTGTGGTATGCCCTAATGGCCGACGAATCCACGCCTCTCACTATCGAACCTGAAAATTCGCGGATGTAAGGTGGTGGGGTATCGATGAAGTACTCGGGGCGCCTATTGGCATGTTCGATCCGGGCCTTCACCGATTCATACATAAATTACAGGCCACAAACCTCATAGAATAGTCTTCCTAGTATATCAACTCGACTCTTCGAGTTTCTTATATGCGACTGAACTCGCTATAGAAAGACTGATCACTACGATGCCGATAAGTCCAGCTACGGCTTCGGGAATTTCGTAAAAAAGTCCGACAAGGAGCGTGATAGAGAGAATGCCGATAACATAGTGCGCACCGTGCTCTAAATAACGATATACTTCTAAAACTTTATGATGCACAAGGTAAAGAGTGAGCGATCGTACCCATAGCGCGCCTACACCGAGCCCAATTGCGATCAAAATGACATCTTGAGTAATAGCAAACGCACCAATCACACCGTCAAAACTAAAACTTGCGTCAAGAATTTCAAGATATATAAAAGATGACAAACCGGCAAGCGCAAGATGTCTTCGAGAGAGCTTGCCGCCGTCTGCTTTCTTAAGGGCATTTTCGCGCTGTTTTGTAAATATTTCCGATGCGCCATGGATAAACGCGTACGTAATAATTCCGGCTAGGCCAGCAAAGAGTGTTTCTTGTGGGTGATGATTGAATGGCAACACCATAAGCACGACTAGCACAAAAAAACATACGACGGCATGAAGCCATTTGCGCCCAATAATCTGAAGTGGCCGCTCGATTGGTCCCAGCCACCGAACAGTGCGTGATGTATCAAAGAAGAAATGAAGCGAAAGCATGAGAAGGAACATGCCACCAAACGAGGCGATACTAGGATGCGCTCCATGGAGAGCTTTGGCATATAACTCAGGATCATGAAATGCGAGATTAATCACCTCATTCCACGGCAACCCAGCCGAAAACATAACGATAAGTATAGGAAATACTATTCTCATTCCAAATACAGCAATGAGGATGCCGACGGTAATAAACATCTTCTGCCAAAATGGTGTCATTGTGGCAAGCACGCGTGCATTGATAATGGCGTTATCGAAGCTGAAGGTAATTTCGATCACCATTAACATCAGTGCAACGAGCATGGCACTGAAGCCCAGATAGCTCCACACAAGAACTAGTGAGGCAAATGTAATGAGCGCGGAAACAAAGAATATACGGAACGGGGAGTGACGGGAAAGCAGTGAATTCATACCGTGCTAGTATAGCGTAAAACGTTCACCGTGAATACGGACTAGCGGTTAAGAAGTGCCTGAAGGAGACCGCGACGACTCGCGAACCAGTAATAGCCGGCCGCAACAATCGAGCTGATGCCGAGTCCTCCAAAGAGGAGATCCATCGGACCTGTCTTAGGGAGTTCTGGAACGGTTGGCGCCACGCAGAGAGGACTATCTTTTGGATATTGCTCTTTGCCAGGCACAGGACAGGGTGTGCAACGCGCGTCATCCTTAGGCAATGTCGGGTTGAGTGGACACATATCAGGGTTGGTAGTGATAGAAACCTCACATTTAACATCTTTTACCGCGCCATCGACAGAAAAATGAAGTGTAGCAGTTGTTTTGTAGCTACCAGCCTTTTCGTAAGTATGTTCCACGGTCTTTGCGTCCTCTGCGCTGACACCATTTTGAGTCTTGCCATCACCAAAGTCGTAGTCGACAGACTGAAGCGCGGCACCATTTTTAGCCGTATAACTAAGATCATACGCATAGTGACGGGCAGAAAGGTCAATCGAGCGAATCGTAAGTGCATCACAGGCATAAGCAGGAGCAGCTATAGTAATCGTCGTTTGGCATTGCGTGCCAGTTGCGGGCTTGTTTGTGCCATTTACTGAAATATTTGCTGTTACTTTAATAGTGTAGGCACCAGCTTTAGCATATTCGTGCGAAGCAACGTTTCCGCCGGTTGCCGTCTTACCATCACCAAAGTCGAAGGTATAGTTAGTCACGGTAGCCCCACCACTTGCGCTCGCACTCGCAGTAAAGTTGTATTTGGTACGCGTAACCGCGGCCGGTGTCAGGCTATCACACTTATAAGCTGGTTTTGGTTTCGGCTTTCCTTCAACCGGATTACCACAGGAGGTAATGATCGCACTTTTAAAGACGCCATTTGCATCAAAGAACACGAATGCGACGATAGAATTACTCCTAAAAGAAGTGCTCGGTGGTGAATTATAGTATGTTTTACCACCAATAGTTTTAGCAGTGCTTCCGGCCAGCTTTTGACGACCGATACTCATTGCATCGGTTGCAACGACTTGGCCATCTACCACAACGGTTCCGTCTTTTCGAACCTCGCCCATTTTCGCGCTTGCAAACATTGAGCTAGTAATACCGTATGCACCATAAATGGTTGATAAGTCACCAGTTTTATTTTCGTTTACTTTTTGCGTCAGCTCATTTACGTCACCCGCCCCGCAGTGAATGATCGCATTACTGTCACAATCTCGTGGCAGTGCCGCATTCGACTGTCCATTAAAAACATTGAGCAATAAAACCGCACCCAGTACAATCGCCAGTCCCGCCAGGCTAAGATAAAATTTGCGCATAGATCCTCCCGTAATCTCTACACCGTTGATTTAATGTTATCGTATCATTGTTTTTTCCACTGGTCAATTTGTTTGTGATGTAATATTTATTGTAGCTTTGCACCTTACGGCACAAACTTGCTATACTATTCCTTATGAAACACTTGAGTCTTGCTAAACCGCATTTGATCGTCACGGTAGGAATTCCAGGGTGCGGTAAGAGTTTTTTTGCCGAAAAGTTTGCTTCGACATTTGGTGCTCCACGAGTAAGCCAAGAAAAGCTAGCCGATTTCGTTCAAGGAGACATAAAGGCCGTTATGGAATTGCAACTTGATGAACTGCTAAAAACCAATCAATCTATTATTTACGATGGTGCAGCGGAAAGCCGCACGGAACGAAGCGAATTGGCCAAAAAAGCCCGCCAAGCAGGATACAGCATTTTATATGTTTGGGTTCAAACCGATGAGGCAACGGCAAAAGCGCGCTTTATGCAAACACATAAGCATTCATCAAGTGAAGAATATACTAAAGCCCTCAAACACTTCACACCTCCGAACACTATTGAAAAACCATTAGTAGTAAGCGGCAAGCATACTTATGCAACTCAGGCCAAGGTAGTACTAAAGCGCCTGTCCGCTCCACGGACCGAAATCTCCGGACACCAAAAGGCACCCATACGCCCTGATCGAGGAGCAGGACGTATCGTTGTTCGCTAGAGGTGCTTAAAAGGAGTATTGACCGTGACGTCGCGTATTATCGACGAAGAATTTGGCACCATTCCCGTTAGGAGAAG carries:
- a CDS encoding DUF475 domain-containing protein, with translation MNSLLSRHSPFRIFFVSALITFASLVLVWSYLGFSAMLVALMLMVIEITFSFDNAIINARVLATMTPFWQKMFITVGILIAVFGMRIVFPILIVMFSAGLPWNEVINLAFHDPELYAKALHGAHPSIASFGGMFLLMLSLHFFFDTSRTVRWLGPIERPLQIIGRKWLHAVVCFFVLVVLMVLPFNHHPQETLFAGLAGIITYAFIHGASEIFTKQRENALKKADGGKLSRRHLALAGLSSFIYLEILDASFSFDGVIGAFAITQDVILIAIGLGVGALWVRSLTLYLVHHKVLEVYRYLEHGAHYVIGILSITLLVGLFYEIPEAVAGLIGIVVISLSIASSVAYKKLEESS
- a CDS encoding ABC transporter ATP-binding protein, producing the protein MITVSHLEKTFKTASGTLPVIHDINFTVPEGSFTAIIGKSGSGKSTLLSLLGGLDTATDGSIVIDDRNITRLHDRKLTLYRGRQIGFIFQSFYLIPNLSALENVMMPMEFTGVHYRERRTRATHLLHQVGITPDQQKRHPAKLSGGQQQRVAIARALANQPSVILADEPTGNLDSETGTQIFHLLQQLCKDEGVTIILVTHDLALAKQCDQVLKLKDGRLEQI
- a CDS encoding AAA family ATPase, with the protein product MKHLSLAKPHLIVTVGIPGCGKSFFAEKFASTFGAPRVSQEKLADFVQGDIKAVMELQLDELLKTNQSIIYDGAAESRTERSELAKKARQAGYSILYVWVQTDEATAKARFMQTHKHSSSEEYTKALKHFTPPNTIEKPLVVSGKHTYATQAKVVLKRLSAPRTEISGHQKAPIRPDRGAGRIVVR
- a CDS encoding NUDIX domain-containing protein, which gives rise to MRDVTYQLVDELLPFDGIEINHKENVLEWIKSGAPLYRIQKPDVPPKHFVSYFAIFDTNNHKILLQDHLLAQLWIPAGGHVDPDEDPVETVRRECDEELGIPAVFLHKKPQFITVTETNGQGRHTDVSLWYALMADESTPLTIEPENSRM
- a CDS encoding PKD domain-containing protein: MRKFYLSLAGLAIVLGAVLLLNVFNGQSNAALPRDCDSNAIIHCGAGDVNELTQKVNENKTGDLSTIYGAYGITSSMFASAKMGEVRKDGTVVVDGQVVATDAMSIGRQKLAGSTAKTIGGKTYYNSPPSTSFRSNSIVAFVFFDANGVFKSAIITSCGNPVEGKPKPKPAYKCDSLTPAAVTRTKYNFTASASASGGATVTNYTFDFGDGKTATGGNVASHEYAKAGAYTIKVTANISVNGTNKPATGTQCQTTITIAAPAYACDALTIRSIDLSARHYAYDLSYTAKNGAALQSVDYDFGDGKTQNGVSAEDAKTVEHTYEKAGSYKTTATLHFSVDGAVKDVKCEVSITTNPDMCPLNPTLPKDDARCTPCPVPGKEQYPKDSPLCVAPTVPELPKTGPMDLLFGGLGISSIVAAGYYWFASRRGLLQALLNR